CGCGCATGATCTCGATCCACTTTCAGATGCACCGGGTCGAGACGAAAACAGACCCCCTCAGGCGCAACGCCGCTGTCGGCTAAATACGAGAGCGCGGCGCTGGAATTTGAACGGGATTCAATAGAGAGGGGCAAAGCGTGCAACAACGCCTGCGAAAACGAGTCAGCCGAATCTTCACAGCTCTGCGCACGGGCTAAAAAACGCCGCAGTTGCGGCAACTGTGGCAAAAACCCCTCATCCACACCGTAATCGTTTAAGGAGTCTAATAATCCAGGTAGAATCAGGCGCAACGTACTCATAAGACCACTCAATGGAAAAAGTCATTATAATAACTTGGATTCAACCCTAGCGACTACAGGTCTGTTTACGCTCATCGTAAAGCTTGTCGGATAAAACACGCTCTGTTTCCCGCATTCACTCGGAACCCAAACCCATGTCTCTTTTTCAGCCGCGTCTGTCTCGATTTTTATTGCCATTTTGCCTGCTCTTATTAACCAGCCAGACGGTCAGTGCCGCCATCATCTCCAGCGGCACCTCCGATACCGAACGAGCCGGTGATCTAATCATGCTCGCCCTACCCTTGACCGGTTTAGCCATGACCTACGCCAACGACGACTCAGCAGGGCGCACCCAATTGCTCAAATCGGCCTTCACCACCGCTGCCATCACCAGCATCGTCAAAGTCGTTGTCAACAAAGAGCGCCCCAACGGAGGCGACTACTCCTTCCCCTCCGGTCACAGCTCAGCGGCTTTTGCCGGAGCCAGCTTTATCCAGACCCGCTACGGCTGGCAGTGGGGCGCACCCGCTTACGCCGCCGCCACCTTTGTGGCTTGGAGCCGGGTCGATGCCAACAAACATTATGTCGAAGATGTCCTTGCTGGGGCTGCTCTGGCGCTGCTCGTCAACCGCCGATTTGTCACTCCCAAACTGGGCAAAATTGCTCTTAACGTCCTGCCCGTTATAGGCGGCGGCTACCAATTGAACGCCTCCCTGCATTGGTAATCGCCTTTAATCTGAAAATTGACGCAAAAAAAGCAACTCTAAGTGCAGAAAGGGATCAACCACACAGTCTAGGAGAACATCTTCTCCTATCCTTTTAGAGACCCCATTCCGAACAAGGAACCAGACCCATGGATTCGATTTTTGACGACGCTCAATCCCGCCTCACCGAAGTCTTTAGCCGCATTGATCTACCCGACGATGTGCGTGAACGCCTCGCTCACCCAAAACGCTCTCTGACCGTCAGCATTCCGGTACGAATGGACGATGGCAGTCTGAAAGTCTTTACCGGTCATCGCGTGCAGTTTGACGACACCCGTGGCCCGACCAAAGGCGGCATCCGTTTTCACCCTGATGTCACTCTGGATGAGATCACTTCCCTCAGTTTTTGGATGACGATCAAATGCGCCATTATGGGTCTGCCCTTTGGCGGTGCCAAAGGCGGTGTGGTGGTCAATCCAAAAAACCTTTCTCGTCTGGAAGTGGAGCGCCTCTCGCGGGGTTATGTTCGCGCCATCGCCGACATTATCGGCCCAAAACGGGACATCCCCGCTCCCGACGTCTACACCAACAGCACCATTATGGGCTGGATGGCGGACGAATATTCCACCATCTGCCGCGAACAACTGCCTGCGGTCATCACCGGCAAACCGGTTCACCTCAATGGCTCTTTGGGGCGTGAATCCGCCACCGGTCGTGGCGCGCTGCACATTCTCGACCAGTGGGCAGAACGCCAAGGCATCAACCCCAAAAAGACCACCGTCGCCATTCAAGGCTTTGGTAATGCCGGTTACCATTTTGCCCGATTGGCCTTTCAGCACGGCTATAAAATAGTCGCCATCTCCGATTCCAAGGGGGCTATTTACACCGAACGCGGCCTGCACCCCGACAGCGTTATGGAACACAAACGCCAATATCAAGAGCTGAAGGCGATCTACTGCGATACCTCCGTTTGCGAAACCGGTGACTTTGAAACCCTCAGTAATGAAGAATTAGTCACCATGAAAGTGGATGTCTTGGTCTTGGCGGCACTGGAAAACGTCATCACCATCGACAACGCCGACCGTATTCAGGCCAAAACCATTCTGGAAATCGCCAACGGACCGATCACCTCGCAAGCAGATGCGATTCTAAATCAACACGACATTACCGTGCTGCCCGATGTGTTGGCCAATGCCGGTGGCGTGACCGTCAGTTATTTTGAGTGGGTACAAAATCGCTCCGGTCTCTACTGGGAGGAAGAGGAAGTCAATGAACGATTGGCTAAATTCATGCGCCGTGAAGCGGGGCATATTTTCAAACGAGCGAAAAAAGAAGAAACTACCCTGAGAATCGCTGCCTACCTGCACGGCGTAGAGCGCATTGCAGGGGCGATTCAGGAACGCGGCACACGAGAATATTTTAACGGTTAAAGCCGTAACAAGAGAGCTTGATTATGACCGACAACACCCCACCCTTCTGGCAACAAAAAAGCCTCTTCGATCTCTCCCACGACGAGTGGGAATCGCTCTGTGACGGTTGTGGGCGTTGCTGTCTGGTGAAGCTCGAAGACGAAGAGACAGGCGAGCTGCACTACACCAGCGTCGCCTGTCGGTTACTGGACATCGACAGTTGCCGCTGTAAAAACTACAGCAAACGGCTGCAACTGGTCTCTGAGTGCGCCCAGATCAGCCCACACAAACCAGACCAATTCGAATGGCTGCCCCCCACCTGCGCCTATCGCCGCTTAGCCGAAGGCAAAGAGCTGCTGCCCTGGCACCCACTGATCTCCGGCAATGCCGACAGCGTGCATCAAGCAGGCATCTCCACCCGAGGATGGGCGGTCTCAGAGGAGTTTATCGAAGAAGACTTTTATCAAGAGTTTATTATCGACTGGCCAGAGTAGAGGCAAGGCACGCCTTGCCTCTACCGAATTTTGTCTAAAAAACCTGTTAAAATCCCCGCCATCACAGCTCACTTACACACTCCGTTATGAAACTACTCGGTTCACCCCCCAAAGCAACTCTGAAACTGCTCACCAGCCTGTTGATCTTTATCGCCTTTGCCATCGCCCTGTTTATGGTGTTGCTGCTCACAGAGAGTCTCTTCACCGTCTGGGCGCTGTTAGCGGAACAGTCTGGCTGGTTTATCGCCCTCTACGCCGGTGGCCTGTTTCTGCTTTCGGGCTTTTTTGTCCGCCTCATCTTGATCGTATTACGACCGAAAAAACGCCCAAAAGTCAGCTCAAAACCACAACTACCACCCTCACAAGAACAGCTCCACGCAGAGCTGCAACAGGCCGCCGAACAAGGCATTGAGGTGGTAGAAGCACAAAAAGAGCTGGCAGAACTGCAACAACGCCAAACCGCCAAAGAGATCCACGTGGTGCTGTTTGGTTCCGTCAGTATGGGCAAAAGTGCATTGATCAACGCCCTGCTACCAGGAGCCGAGGTAGAGACCGACCCACGCAGCGGCACCACTCAAACCATTCAACATTACCACTGGACTTCAGAACAGCAGCAAGCGCTGATTTTAACCGACATGCCCGGTCTGTTTGAACCCGACGGCCAATGCAGCCCGCTCTCCCAAGACGAAGCCAAACGCGCCCATTTGGTACTCTACCTCTGTGATGGCGACCTGACTCGTGATCAGTACCACGAACTGGAAACCCTCATTGAGTGGCAAAAACCACTGGCTCTGGTGCTGAATAAAATCGACCGCTACAGTCAAGAAGAACTCGATCAGATCCAAACACGGTTGCGTTCACACCTAAAAACAGAACACCACATCCCCGTGATTCCGGTACAGAGCGGCGGCCAACAAGAGGTGATTCGCGTTCTGCCCAACGGCGAAGAGGAGCGCGTCACCCGTACCCGCCCACCGCAAGTCAAAGCCCTCACTCACTATCTGGAGAGCACCCGCGAACAGCTCTGCCAACTGCACCAATCCCGCGACAATGGTTTTTTGCTGCTCGGCAAACAGAAACTGGAAAACGCCCTCAGTGACCACCGCCTGCAAGAGAGCAAAACCATCGTCAAAAGCCACACTCGCAAAGCGATCATCGGTGCAATGGCGGCGGTCACCCCAGGTACGGATCTGTTAATCCAAGGTTATCTTGGCATTCAACTGGTGCAGAACTTGGGCAAGCTCTACGACATCCCCATTCAAGAGATCGACATTCGCCGTTTTATCAACATTGCCAGCAAACATGTGGGAAAAACCTTGCCGATGATGCTCGCCATTGCCGGAAATGTGTTTAAATCCTTTCCCGGCATCGGCACCCTCACCGGCAGCCTGCTGCACGCCGTCGCTTACGGGATGATTTTTGAAAGCCTCGGCAAATCCGTAGCTCAAACACTGCACACTTTTGGCAAGCTGGAACCCCAACACGCCATCCATCTGTTCGAGGAGAACCTGCGTGAAGATCTGGAACATCATGCGCGAAAACATGCCCAAATGGTCTTTGAGGAGCTCAAAAAGCAGCGAAAAAACCTCATCAGAAGGCGATAACAGCCCGCAACCTCTGGAGCTGGCGCAAGAGAGCCTACGCACTCTGCTGCACGACAACCGCATTCCCAGCGCCATTCGTGAATCACTGGCGAGCGACTACCAGCAGGTCGAGCAGATGCTGGACAAAATGGAGCACGGCCACCTGCACATCGCCGTCTTTGGCCGCGTCAGTGTCGGCAAAAGCGCACTGCTCAACGCCCTCTTAGGCGAAAAACGCTTTGGGGTCAGCGCCCTGCATGGCGAAACCACACAAGCCAATTTTGCCAGTTGGCAACAGTTTCAGAGCGACGGCGTGTTTCTTATCGACACGCCTGGCATCAATGAAATCTCCGGCGAAGACCGTGAACGACTGGCACACGAAGTGGCTGGACGCAGCGATCTGGTGCTGTTCGTGGTGGACGGCGACCTGACTGAAAGCGAATTAACCGCGCTGCGCACGCTGGCCAAAGAAAATCGCCCGATGTTATTGATCTTCAATAAGATCGACCGTTACACAAAAAAAAGAACGCACCCTGATCCTCGAACACCTGCAACAGCGCAGCGACGGCCTACTGCCCAACAATCACATTCTGACCGCCTCGGCGCTGCCCAGCGAACGGCTCTACATTCACGTAGATGAGGAGGGTAATGAAGAAGAGCTCTACAAAACCCCAAAAGCCGATGTGACACAACTGCGCGATCACCTCTGGCAGCTGTTGGAACGCGAAGGCCATACCCTCTCGGCACTCAACGCCAGCTTGTTTGCCGGTAAATTGAGCGACCAAGTGGCGGCGCGCATCATCGCCGCCAAACACAACGTCGCCGAAAAAGTGGTGCGTTCTTACTCTGTCACCAAAGGGGTGGCCGTCGCCCTCAATCCGATCCCCATTGCTGACATCGTCGCCGCCTCCGCAGTCGATGCAACGATGGTGGTGCATCTGTCGCGCATCTACGGTATGCAGATCAAACGAGACGAAGCCGGTCAACTGATCAAAACCATCGGCGGACAGATGGCGCTGTTGATCGCTACGGTCTGGGGAGTCAACTTGATCTCCTCCGCCCTCAAGGCGGGCAGCGCCGGTCTCTCCACTCTGATCACCGCCAGCGCCCAAGGCGCGGTGGCCTACTACAGCACCTTTGTTGTTGGTCAAGCGGCAGAGCAGTACTTCGCTCAAGGAAAATCTTGGGGAGAGTCAGGGCCAAAACAGGTGGTGAAAACCATCTTGAACAACCTCAATCAAGAATCGATTCTGCAACAAGCACGCGCAGACATCGTGCGTCACCTCAAGACCCAAACCTCAACACCACACTAATTTCGTCGGATATTAATAAGACGGCGTATTGGATGATGTAGACCTGATTTTCACTCATCGTCACAGGCCACGAACGGATGCCCACTGAATCCCAAACCCAACACTCCATTTTTTCCGAATGTCAGCTCTGCACCGACCATAAGAATGAGAGCGTCAAACAGAGCTTCCTCTCTGCCATCAGTCACGAATTTAAAACCCCACTGACTAACTTACTCGGTTTCAGTGACATTTTACTGGCCAAAAAACAGAATCAAGAAGAACAAAAATTGCTTACCGACATTCAACAAGAAGGTGAAAAACTGCTGAGGTTGATCAATGAAGCACTGCACGCCAGGGAGCAGAACAAGCAGGCACCGGAAATGCAGCAACAACACGACGAACCCTTCTCTCTTAATATCCTCTGCAAAAAAATTGAAGAACCTTACCAACTGCGCTGTAAAAACAAACACCTCGGCTTCTTTCTCAAAAACCATTTTGAAAATCGACAAGATCTTTTTTGCGGCGACCACCAACGTCTCAGATTAATTTTAGAAAACCTATTAGATAATGCCATCCAGCAGACAGAAAACGGCAGCATCGAGTTGGAGTTTGGCGGTCAGTACCAACAGACGCCCTTTTTTTTCTCCATCAACGTTAAACAAAATAACGCAACCCGAGCGCAGAGCAGATCAATGCCAGACCTGTACACCTGTCAGCGGCTCTTAAGGAAGATGGGCGGAAGATTGCACATGGAAAGTGAAATGAATGAACCTGTACGTTTTTGGGCTGAACTACCCTTAAAAGGCAGCACAACAGAACCCGTAGCAAAAAACCAAGCCCAACCGTCAAAACCACGCCTGTTGATCGTTGATGATATGGAAGAGATGCACCTGTTGCTTAAATTTTACTTACGCGGAAGTGATTGTTTATTGGACTTTGCCCACAACGGCAAACAAGCCGTCGAAATGCATCAACAACAACCTTATCAAATTATTATCATGGATATGAGAATGCCTATTATGGACGGCCTAGAAGCCACTCAACAGATCCGTCTCTGGGAGGCTGAACAACAACGAACAGCGAGTACCATTATCGCCTTAACCGCCGATCACAACTCACGACAACACTGCCTCTCCACAGGCTGTGATGAACTGCTGACCAAACCCGTACAACGTCAAAGATTGATCGACCTTATTACCATTTCACTTTCACAGGCGAGCCAAAAACCGTGAACGACAACCAACACCATGTCACCATTGATCTGGATCTTAAAGAGCTGATTCCGCTCTTCTTAGAGAATCGTCATAAAGACACCCTTTATTTACGCCAAGCACTCAATGACCATAATCACCATGCCATTGCTCGCATTGGTCACAACCTTAAAGGCACCGCAGGCAGTTACGGTTTTGCCGGTATGGCGCAGCTGGGGCAAAAACTAGAACAAGCAGCGCAGCAAGAAAATCCGAGCAAAGAAAACCAACTCATTGAGCGACTGGAAAGTCTACTCACCCTAACCGAAGTCTTTTACGAGTAGATCATGCTTTCATTACAAACCCTAAAAGCGGAACCGGAAAAACCGCCCTCAATTTTAATTATTGATGACAGTGCCGATTTTCGTCGCCTGCTGCATCATTATTTGAAAAAACAATACCCCAACGCCGTAATTGAAGAGCGCGAGGGCCTCAACAGCAATATGGCTATGCATGAAGTATTGCATGCACGCTACAATATTATCCTGCTTGATTACCTGCTCGATTACACCCCAGGAGAACGCAACGGACTTGATATTCTGAGCGAATTGCGCCAATTAAAATGCAAAAGCAGCATTATTTTAATGACCGCTCACGGCGACGAACTGCTGGCGGTCAAAGCGATTCGCAACGGTGCATTTGACTACATCGTCAAACAAAATTTCAGTAAACAGGATTTCCTTAACAGCATTGCCGAAGCGCTGTCGCATCAATTGGAGCTGCAACCTCAGAGCGCCAATACCCCCGATGTCACTGCCAGTGCCGAATTTGGTCACCACATGTTGGTGCAAGGTTATCGACCTCTCTACCGTCTCGGTGCAGGCGGGCAGGCGCTTACTTACCTAGCCGAATCGTTCAAAGACGGCCCCAAAGTGGTGCTCAAACTGCTGCCCAGCAACACCTCTGATACTCAAGTTCTGGGACGTTTTGTGCAAGAGTACGAAATGATCTCCAAACTGGAGCACCGCAATATTGTCCAGCTGCACAGCCAAGGCATCAGCGACAACACGGTCTTTATCGTTATGGAACATCTGCGCAACGGTTCTCTACGAGAAAAAATGTTGAGGCGCAAAATCCAGCCCCATGAAACCCTCAGTATCATCCGCCAACTCAGCCAAGCCCTAAGCCACATGCACGAACACGGCGTATTGCACCGTGACATCAAACCCACCAACATCATGTTTCGTGATGCCGACACGCCAGTCTTGATCGACTTTGGCGCGGCCAAACAGATGATCTCTCACAGCGATCTCACTCTGCACGGCGAAGTGCTTGGCACACCGCACTACATGAGCCCTGAGCAAGCGCTGAGCGAACCGCTCAGCCCCGCAACCGACCTCTACAGCCTCGGCATTGTTTTTTATGAAATGCTCACTGGCGAGCTGCCCTATCGCAGCGACCGCATTGCCGCCGTGATCGCCCAGCACCGCCTCTCGCCACTGCCAATTTTACCCAAACCGCTCAAGCACTTTCAGCCCATTTTAAACCGTCTGTTGGCTAAAAAAGCCCTGCTGCGCTACGATTCTGCTCGGGATTTAAAAGACGCACTGGCTGCGATACACTAGCCAAAACAGTCAGATCTGTGGAATACTCGCCAACCTCCTTGGTCAGTCGCAGAACAACACTATGAAAAATCTCAGCAGCGCCGTCATTGGCGTCGGTTATTTGGGTCAATATCACGCCGAAAAACACCACAACATCAAAGGCATTGATCTCAAAGCGGTGGTGGATGCCGATGCAAAGCGCGCCCAAGAGATCGCCACCCGCCTCAACACCCACGCCTTAAGCGACTACCAGTCGCTGCTCGGCCAAGTGGATCTGGTCAGTATCGCCTCTCCCACAGCCTCCCACTACCAAGTCGCGAAAGATTTTTTGCAGGCGGGCAGCCATGTGTTGGTCGAAAAACCGATCACAGTCACCGTTGCAGAGGCGCAAGAGCTGGTCGATATTGCCAAGAAAAACAATTTAGTCCTGCAAGTGGGTCATTTGGAACGCTTTAACCCTGCCCTGCTCGGCATTGAAAAACAACTGCTCAAACCGATGTTCATCGAATCTCATCGACTGGCTCCCTTCACTCCCCGTGGATCTGATGTCAATGTCATTTTAGATTTAATGATTCACGACATCGACATCATTCTCAGCATCGTTAACTCAGAGGTGAAAGAGATCGCTGCCAGCGGCACCTCGGTGCTCTCCAACGACACCGACATCGCCAATGTGCGTTTGGTGTTTGAAAACGGCTGCGTGGCCAACGTCACCGCCAGCCGCGTCAGTGTCAAAACCGAACGCAAAATGCGCTTTTTCCAGCACGATGCCTGCATCAGTGTCGATTTCCAGAACAAAACCCTCAATACCTATAAAAAGGGCGACAGCGAAAACGCAGCGGGCGTTCCTCAGATCATCAAACAAGAGACCCACTTTGAAAACAGCGATGCCATTATGGCCGAGACAACGGCTTTTATTAAAGCCATTCGCAACGGCAGCCGCCCCATTGTCAGTGGCGAAGAGGGTAAACGGGCGCTGCACACCGCCATTCGCATCAGTGAGTTGTTGAACCTGTAGAGATGAACCGTGTGTTCGCCCCGTTACAGCAACCAGTTTTCCACTTTTAAGCGAGGCACACGCTGAAATTCATTGCTGTTATCGGTCACCATGATTAAATTCTCCGCCAAGGCGTGAGCCGCGATAAGAAGATCATTTGGCCCGATGGGCGTTCCCGCTTGTTGCAATAGAGAACGAATTTCTCCGTAGTGACGATCTGCGGGAGATTTAAAATCAATTATATTGATGGATTCCAATACCCTTTCTACTCTCTCTGTTAAAGAGGCTGACGCTTTTTTTCGAATACCAAACTGCAATTCGGAAGCAACAATAATGCTGGTGAAAATACACTGATGCCCCACCTGTCGAATCTTTTCAGCAACACTCCCTTGCGGATTTTTTAGCATCGCAGAGAGAATATTAGTGTCCAACAGATAGCCTCTGTGCTTCATAACTCAATGTCATCCAGCGGTAACAGATCATTTTTCATCTCGTCTAGGCTTTCATTCATTGGCTCAAAGCTGTCCAACAATTCAACCAGATTCATCTGCTGGCTCTCCTCAATAATCAGCTTATTACCCACTTTACGAATAATAACCTCTCTGCCTTTCAACTCAAATTCACGCGGAATACGAATGGCCTGATTTCGACCGTTGCGAAACAGACGGACGTGGCGCTCTTTTGTGGTCAGCATCGACATAATCAACTCCCATTTGTATATGCCAAAAGCATAGGCCTAGTCCAAATAAGAGTCAAGAATGAACCCTCTAAAAAAACACCCACAAAAAAGGGCGAACCGAAGTTCGCCCTACATCAATACCCCAGAAAAACGATCGTCTTAGGCAATCGCCACCGGAATCACCTTATCCGCCACCTCTTGATATTCCGCAATCTGATCAAAATTCAGATAACGATAAATGTCATCGGCCATTGGGGTAATGCTCTGCATGTGCTGCATGTACTCCGCCACCGTAGGAATACGACCCAACAACGAGGCCACCGCCGCCAGTTCCGCCGACGACAGATAAACCATCGCACCGTTACCCAAGCGGTTGGGGAAGTTGCGCGTTGAGGTAGAGACCACCGTCGCACCATCCTTGACCCGCGCCTGATTGCCCATGCAGAGAGAGCAACCGGGCATCTCGATGCGCGCCCCCGCTTTGCCAAAGATGCTGTAATAACCCTCTTCGGTCAGTTGGCGTTCGTCCATTTTGGTGGGCGGCGCAATCCAGAGCCGTCCAGGAATGGTCTCACCCGCCGCTTCCAGCACCTTGCCTGCCGCTCGGTAGTGACCGATGTTGGTCATGCACGAACCAATAAAGACCTCATCAATCTCAACACCCGCCACCTCAGAGAGCAACTTCACATCATCAGGGTCGTTCGGGCAAGCCACAATCGGCTCTTTGA
The sequence above is a segment of the Gammaproteobacteria bacterium genome. Coding sequences within it:
- a CDS encoding phosphatase PAP2 family protein produces the protein MSLFQPRLSRFLLPFCLLLLTSQTVSAAIISSGTSDTERAGDLIMLALPLTGLAMTYANDDSAGRTQLLKSAFTTAAITSIVKVVVNKERPNGGDYSFPSGHSSAAFAGASFIQTRYGWQWGAPAYAAATFVAWSRVDANKHYVEDVLAGAALALLVNRRFVTPKLGKIALNVLPVIGGGYQLNASLHW
- a CDS encoding Glu/Leu/Phe/Val dehydrogenase, with amino-acid sequence MDSIFDDAQSRLTEVFSRIDLPDDVRERLAHPKRSLTVSIPVRMDDGSLKVFTGHRVQFDDTRGPTKGGIRFHPDVTLDEITSLSFWMTIKCAIMGLPFGGAKGGVVVNPKNLSRLEVERLSRGYVRAIADIIGPKRDIPAPDVYTNSTIMGWMADEYSTICREQLPAVITGKPVHLNGSLGRESATGRGALHILDQWAERQGINPKKTTVAIQGFGNAGYHFARLAFQHGYKIVAISDSKGAIYTERGLHPDSVMEHKRQYQELKAIYCDTSVCETGDFETLSNEELVTMKVDVLVLAALENVITIDNADRIQAKTILEIANGPITSQADAILNQHDITVLPDVLANAGGVTVSYFEWVQNRSGLYWEEEEVNERLAKFMRREAGHIFKRAKKEETTLRIAAYLHGVERIAGAIQERGTREYFNG
- a CDS encoding YcgN family cysteine cluster protein, giving the protein MTDNTPPFWQQKSLFDLSHDEWESLCDGCGRCCLVKLEDEETGELHYTSVACRLLDIDSCRCKNYSKRLQLVSECAQISPHKPDQFEWLPPTCAYRRLAEGKELLPWHPLISGNADSVHQAGISTRGWAVSEEFIEEDFYQEFIIDWPE
- a CDS encoding GTPase, which produces MKLLGSPPKATLKLLTSLLIFIAFAIALFMVLLLTESLFTVWALLAEQSGWFIALYAGGLFLLSGFFVRLILIVLRPKKRPKVSSKPQLPPSQEQLHAELQQAAEQGIEVVEAQKELAELQQRQTAKEIHVVLFGSVSMGKSALINALLPGAEVETDPRSGTTQTIQHYHWTSEQQQALILTDMPGLFEPDGQCSPLSQDEAKRAHLVLYLCDGDLTRDQYHELETLIEWQKPLALVLNKIDRYSQEELDQIQTRLRSHLKTEHHIPVIPVQSGGQQEVIRVLPNGEEERVTRTRPPQVKALTHYLESTREQLCQLHQSRDNGFLLLGKQKLENALSDHRLQESKTIVKSHTRKAIIGAMAAVTPGTDLLIQGYLGIQLVQNLGKLYDIPIQEIDIRRFINIASKHVGKTLPMMLAIAGNVFKSFPGIGTLTGSLLHAVAYGMIFESLGKSVAQTLHTFGKLEPQHAIHLFEENLREDLEHHARKHAQMVFEELKKQRKNLIRRR
- a CDS encoding Era-like GTP-binding protein; this encodes MKIWNIMRENMPKWSLRSSKSSEKTSSEGDNSPQPLELAQESLRTLLHDNRIPSAIRESLASDYQQVEQMLDKMEHGHLHIAVFGRVSVGKSALLNALLGEKRFGVSALHGETTQANFASWQQFQSDGVFLIDTPGINEISGEDRERLAHEVAGRSDLVLFVVDGDLTESELTALRTLAKENRPMLLIFNKIDRYTKKRTHPDPRTPATAQRRPTAQQSHSDRLGAAQRTALHSRR
- a CDS encoding YcjF family protein, coding for MTQLRDHLWQLLEREGHTLSALNASLFAGKLSDQVAARIIAAKHNVAEKVVRSYSVTKGVAVALNPIPIADIVAASAVDATMVVHLSRIYGMQIKRDEAGQLIKTIGGQMALLIATVWGVNLISSALKAGSAGLSTLITASAQGAVAYYSTFVVGQAAEQYFAQGKSWGESGPKQVVKTILNNLNQESILQQARADIVRHLKTQTSTPH
- a CDS encoding response regulator; its protein translation is MPTESQTQHSIFSECQLCTDHKNESVKQSFLSAISHEFKTPLTNLLGFSDILLAKKQNQEEQKLLTDIQQEGEKLLRLINEALHAREQNKQAPEMQQQHDEPFSLNILCKKIEEPYQLRCKNKHLGFFLKNHFENRQDLFCGDHQRLRLILENLLDNAIQQTENGSIELEFGGQYQQTPFFFSINVKQNNATRAQSRSMPDLYTCQRLLRKMGGRLHMESEMNEPVRFWAELPLKGSTTEPVAKNQAQPSKPRLLIVDDMEEMHLLLKFYLRGSDCLLDFAHNGKQAVEMHQQQPYQIIIMDMRMPIMDGLEATQQIRLWEAEQQRTASTIIALTADHNSRQHCLSTGCDELLTKPVQRQRLIDLITISLSQASQKP
- a CDS encoding Hpt domain-containing protein, with protein sequence MNDNQHHVTIDLDLKELIPLFLENRHKDTLYLRQALNDHNHHAIARIGHNLKGTAGSYGFAGMAQLGQKLEQAAQQENPSKENQLIERLESLLTLTEVFYE
- a CDS encoding protein kinase, giving the protein MLSLQTLKAEPEKPPSILIIDDSADFRRLLHHYLKKQYPNAVIEEREGLNSNMAMHEVLHARYNIILLDYLLDYTPGERNGLDILSELRQLKCKSSIILMTAHGDELLAVKAIRNGAFDYIVKQNFSKQDFLNSIAEALSHQLELQPQSANTPDVTASAEFGHHMLVQGYRPLYRLGAGGQALTYLAESFKDGPKVVLKLLPSNTSDTQVLGRFVQEYEMISKLEHRNIVQLHSQGISDNTVFIVMEHLRNGSLREKMLRRKIQPHETLSIIRQLSQALSHMHEHGVLHRDIKPTNIMFRDADTPVLIDFGAAKQMISHSDLTLHGEVLGTPHYMSPEQALSEPLSPATDLYSLGIVFYEMLTGELPYRSDRIAAVIAQHRLSPLPILPKPLKHFQPILNRLLAKKALLRYDSARDLKDALAAIH
- a CDS encoding Gfo/Idh/MocA family oxidoreductase, coding for MKNLSSAVIGVGYLGQYHAEKHHNIKGIDLKAVVDADAKRAQEIATRLNTHALSDYQSLLGQVDLVSIASPTASHYQVAKDFLQAGSHVLVEKPITVTVAEAQELVDIAKKNNLVLQVGHLERFNPALLGIEKQLLKPMFIESHRLAPFTPRGSDVNVILDLMIHDIDIILSIVNSEVKEIAASGTSVLSNDTDIANVRLVFENGCVANVTASRVSVKTERKMRFFQHDACISVDFQNKTLNTYKKGDSENAAGVPQIIKQETHFENSDAIMAETTAFIKAIRNGSRPIVSGEEGKRALHTAIRISELLNL
- a CDS encoding type II toxin-antitoxin system VapC family toxin, which encodes MKHRGYLLDTNILSAMLKNPQGSVAEKIRQVGHQCIFTSIIVASELQFGIRKKASASLTERVERVLESINIIDFKSPADRHYGEIRSLLQQAGTPIGPNDLLIAAHALAENLIMVTDNSNEFQRVPRLKVENWLL
- a CDS encoding AbrB/MazE/SpoVT family DNA-binding domain-containing protein produces the protein MLTTKERHVRLFRNGRNQAIRIPREFELKGREVIIRKVGNKLIIEESQQMNLVELLDSFEPMNESLDEMKNDLLPLDDIEL